In Gemmatimonadaceae bacterium, a single genomic region encodes these proteins:
- a CDS encoding DUF1697 domain-containing protein produces MLRYVAFLRGVMPVNAKMPALRRAFESAAFADVATVLGSGNVVFSARAASESALERKAEAAMSKTLGRSFYTIVRSVPDLQAMLDDDPYAPFRLAPNARRVVTFARAAHHATAALPIALGGARILAVSGREAFTAYVPTPGTPTFMALIAKTFGPDVTTRTWETIGRCVKAAGSG; encoded by the coding sequence GTGCTCCGCTATGTGGCGTTTCTTCGCGGCGTGATGCCGGTGAATGCAAAGATGCCCGCGCTCAGGCGGGCGTTCGAATCGGCGGCGTTCGCGGATGTGGCGACGGTACTGGGCAGCGGCAACGTCGTCTTCAGTGCGCGCGCCGCATCGGAGTCGGCGCTCGAACGAAAGGCGGAGGCGGCGATGTCGAAGACGCTTGGCCGTTCGTTCTACACGATCGTGCGCTCAGTGCCGGACTTGCAGGCGATGCTCGACGACGATCCGTATGCGCCGTTCCGCCTCGCGCCTAACGCTCGGCGGGTCGTCACGTTTGCCCGGGCCGCACACCACGCGACGGCTGCGCTGCCCATCGCGCTCGGCGGGGCGCGCATCCTCGCGGTCAGCGGACGCGAGGCCTTCACGGCGTACGTGCCGACGCCCGGCACCCCGACGTTCATGGCGCTCATTGCCAAGACCTTCGGTCCGGACGTGACGACGCGCACCTGGGAGACCATCGGCCGGTGCGTGAAGGCGGCGGGCTCCGGTTAG
- a CDS encoding tRNA (cytidine(34)-2'-O)-methyltransferase, whose protein sequence is MPNAGASRRIARPTGAAAHVVLVQPEIHWNTGNAGRTCLATGSTLHLIEPLGFSLDERELKRAGLDYWEHVDLHVWPSWDAFERELPDLGDAYFFSTKAERLYWDAPLGAAKSVVLVFGRETAGLPPELHQRYRDRFLQMPVVSPLVRSLNLSTSVALALYEVLRQREAMTR, encoded by the coding sequence GTGCCTAACGCAGGTGCGAGCCGGCGCATTGCCCGGCCGACGGGTGCGGCCGCGCACGTCGTCCTGGTGCAGCCCGAAATTCACTGGAATACCGGCAATGCCGGGCGCACGTGTCTGGCAACGGGCAGTACGCTGCATCTCATCGAACCCCTCGGCTTTTCGCTCGACGAGCGCGAGTTGAAGCGTGCCGGGCTCGACTATTGGGAGCACGTCGATCTGCACGTCTGGCCGAGCTGGGACGCGTTCGAGCGCGAGTTGCCGGACCTCGGCGACGCGTACTTCTTTTCGACGAAGGCCGAGCGCCTCTATTGGGATGCGCCGCTCGGCGCGGCGAAAAGCGTGGTGCTCGTATTCGGCCGGGAAACGGCGGGACTGCCGCCGGAGCTGCACCAGCGATATCGTGATCGGTTTCTGCAAATGCCGGTGGTGTCGCCGCTGGTGCGTTCGCTCAATTTGTCGACGAGCGTCGCGCTGGCGCTGTACGAGGTGCTGCGACAACGGGAGGCGATGACGCGATGA
- a CDS encoding Gldg family protein: MTRASRGAWHRIWTIARRELGAMFDHPTGYVLLVVFLAINAFLYFREIDMQGVATLRPMLALLPWVFLFFVPAVTMRTLAEDARSGVMEVVLSQPLTELEFVVGKYVGAVLFLWIALALTLCIPLGLTLGADVQWGPVAAQYVGAALLAAGLAAVGVWASSLVRSQITAFIAAVAVMFVLILVGLDQLLVGLPPSLAAGAARLGVLSHFENIGRGVIDARDAVYFLSLIGVFLALAYGAVLRRKLARRGAAARRLRLGVSLLVATLVVIDLLGEYIGGRLDLTPGKAYTLSPATKQIVGHLDDLVTIKVFASSQLPTRVALMQHEMDDLLRDLRSAAHDKIRVERRDPSSDVPARNDAESLGIEPVQFNVVGQSELQVKNGWLGLAIQYGSKTQTIPFVSSTDDLEYQIVSDIRALTQPKKPVVAVMDATA, from the coding sequence ATGACGCGTGCTTCGCGCGGTGCCTGGCACCGCATCTGGACCATCGCGCGCCGAGAGCTGGGAGCGATGTTCGATCACCCCACGGGGTACGTGCTGCTCGTGGTGTTTCTGGCGATCAATGCGTTCTTGTATTTCCGCGAGATCGACATGCAAGGCGTCGCCACGCTGCGGCCAATGCTCGCGCTGCTGCCGTGGGTGTTCCTGTTCTTCGTGCCGGCGGTCACCATGCGCACGCTGGCCGAAGATGCGCGCAGCGGCGTGATGGAAGTGGTGCTGTCGCAGCCGCTCACCGAGCTCGAGTTCGTGGTCGGCAAGTACGTGGGCGCGGTGCTGTTTCTCTGGATCGCTCTGGCCCTCACGCTCTGCATCCCCCTCGGCCTAACGTTAGGAGCGGACGTGCAGTGGGGCCCGGTAGCGGCGCAATACGTGGGGGCGGCGCTGCTGGCGGCCGGCCTCGCCGCGGTGGGTGTCTGGGCGAGCAGCCTCGTGCGCAGCCAGATCACGGCGTTCATCGCGGCGGTCGCGGTGATGTTCGTCCTCATTCTGGTCGGCCTCGACCAGCTGCTGGTCGGCCTGCCGCCGAGCCTCGCCGCGGGCGCGGCGCGGTTAGGCGTGCTGTCGCACTTCGAGAACATCGGCCGCGGCGTAATCGACGCGCGCGATGCGGTGTACTTCCTGTCCCTCATCGGCGTGTTCCTGGCGCTGGCCTACGGCGCGGTGCTGCGCCGCAAGCTGGCGCGCCGCGGCGCGGCCGCCCGGCGCCTCCGCCTCGGCGTGTCGCTGCTCGTCGCGACCCTGGTGGTCATCGACTTGTTGGGCGAATACATCGGCGGCCGGCTCGACCTCACGCCGGGCAAGGCGTACACGCTGTCGCCGGCCACCAAGCAGATCGTCGGGCACCTCGACGATCTGGTCACGATCAAGGTGTTCGCGTCGAGCCAGCTGCCGACGCGCGTCGCGCTGATGCAGCACGAAATGGACGACCTCCTGCGCGACCTGCGCTCGGCCGCGCACGACAAGATCCGCGTGGAACGGCGCGATCCGTCGAGCGACGTGCCGGCGCGCAACGACGCCGAATCGTTAGGCATTGAGCCGGTGCAATTCAATGTCGTCGGCCAGTCCGAGCTGCAGGTGAAGAACGGGTGGCTGGGTCTCGCGATCCAGTA
- a CDS encoding DUF4440 domain-containing protein — protein sequence MTLGTLGSISLRRASVLAVLGAVFTARAGIQAQARAEPNAQTDGAPVQLDTAAILASAKPDIDAGNAAWAPGLAHHDAAMIAAAYADSAVFIAADGSVTRGRDAIARLYASRFPRLRAIRGGQVVQGGLTVIAKTTIVEWGHAWIAQAPATGTGPPVRSGGAYLSVWSRQADGHWRITRNLTF from the coding sequence ATGACCTTGGGAACGTTAGGCAGCATCTCGCTCCGGCGCGCCTCCGTGCTCGCCGTGCTCGGCGCGGTGTTCACGGCCCGCGCCGGCATCCAGGCGCAGGCGAGGGCAGAGCCTAACGCACAGACGGACGGCGCGCCGGTGCAGCTCGACACGGCTGCGATTCTGGCCAGCGCGAAACCGGACATCGACGCCGGGAACGCCGCCTGGGCGCCCGGACTCGCACACCACGACGCCGCGATGATTGCCGCGGCGTATGCCGACAGTGCGGTGTTCATTGCCGCCGACGGAAGCGTGACGCGCGGCCGGGATGCCATTGCTCGCCTGTACGCGTCCCGATTCCCGCGTTTACGGGCAATCCGCGGCGGCCAGGTCGTGCAGGGCGGCCTAACGGTGATCGCGAAGACCACCATCGTGGAGTGGGGCCACGCGTGGATCGCGCAGGCGCCCGCCACCGGAACCGGTCCTCCGGTGCGCTCGGGCGGGGCCTACCTCTCGGTATGGAGCCGCCAAGCCGATGGCCACTGGCGCATTACGCGCAATCTCACATTCTAA
- a CDS encoding DUF3224 domain-containing protein — protein MNATANARFAIKSWDETPYSEGPDLPKMTKATVAKIFTGDIEGDSRVEYLMMYRSDGTALFVGLERFTGRIGNKSGTFVLQRSGEFDGKQANESYTVVGGSGTGDLRGLTGEGTSSVGHAADFPFVLRYSLPT, from the coding sequence ATGAACGCCACTGCCAATGCGCGCTTCGCGATCAAGAGTTGGGACGAAACGCCGTACAGCGAAGGCCCGGATCTGCCGAAGATGACCAAGGCGACCGTAGCCAAGATCTTCACTGGAGACATCGAAGGCGACAGCCGGGTCGAGTACCTGATGATGTATCGAAGCGATGGCACCGCGCTGTTCGTCGGGTTGGAGCGCTTCACCGGCCGCATCGGCAACAAGTCGGGAACGTTCGTCCTTCAACGGAGCGGCGAGTTCGACGGCAAGCAGGCGAACGAGTCGTACACCGTCGTCGGTGGCTCGGGCACCGGCGACCTTCGAGGCTTGACGGGAGAAGGAACGTCTTCCGTTGGGCATGCCGCCGACTTCCCGTTCGTGTTACGCTACAGCTTGCCGACGTAG
- a CDS encoding antitoxin Xre/MbcA/ParS toxin-binding domain-containing protein yields MVSPAHKIPADIAELLSHQEAGHRAGHYYVALFGLRNYDPLYVVEHIQHGLTYAAFERFHRNTDLSYRVLAQVAEIPERTLARRKESGRFARDETDRLVRMSRIVARAIELFEGSTDAAQRWLTNPVKALGGRTPIDFASTDVGAIEVESLIGRLAHGIPT; encoded by the coding sequence ATGGTAAGCCCAGCCCATAAGATCCCAGCCGATATCGCCGAGCTTCTGAGTCATCAGGAAGCAGGCCATCGAGCAGGCCATTACTACGTCGCGCTATTCGGCCTGCGAAACTACGATCCTCTGTACGTTGTTGAACACATTCAGCACGGGCTGACGTACGCCGCGTTTGAGCGGTTTCATCGCAATACGGACCTTTCATATCGCGTTCTCGCGCAAGTGGCCGAGATTCCTGAACGCACACTTGCAAGACGAAAGGAGAGTGGGCGCTTCGCGCGCGACGAAACCGATCGCTTGGTTCGCATGTCGCGAATCGTTGCCCGCGCAATCGAGTTGTTCGAAGGAAGCACGGATGCCGCGCAACGCTGGCTTACCAACCCTGTCAAGGCGCTTGGAGGCCGAACGCCAATCGACTTTGCATCAACCGATGTTGGAGCCATTGAGGTAGAGAGCCTAATTGGCCGGTTGGCTCACGGAATTCCGACCTAG
- a CDS encoding MFS transporter, whose product MAELTEAGRPSPDAAGPDDAGMVAFYRGMTTVERRTMFACALGFALDGLDFTIYTLVLGTVIAVWHVGRGPAGLTVTATLVCSAIGGWIAGYVSDHVGRVRALQLTVLWFAVFSLLSAVSQSFTQLALSRALLGFGFGGEWTAGAALMSEVVRPRYRGRAVGSVQSGWAVGWGSAVILQVIVYSLVPDRQAWRWMFALGFIPALYVLFVRRYIEEPPVARRARAQSMGSMADIFKPDLLKTTVLAALLGTGAQGGYYAVNTWVPVFLQSERHLSIVGSTGYLAFLVLGAFAGYITGAWLTDRIGRRPLFLLFAAGAVVMTLVYTRAPLTNGMLWILGFPLGFVVSGYFAGVGAFFAELFPTRVRGSAMGFAYNFGRGIGATFPALVGYLSVTMPLSRAIAIFAAIAYSLMGIAAYLLPETRGRPLAS is encoded by the coding sequence ATGGCCGAGCTCACCGAAGCCGGACGCCCATCACCCGACGCCGCCGGTCCCGACGACGCGGGCATGGTCGCGTTCTACCGCGGCATGACCACGGTCGAGCGGCGCACGATGTTCGCGTGTGCGCTCGGCTTCGCGCTCGACGGACTCGACTTCACGATCTATACGCTGGTGTTAGGCACCGTGATCGCGGTCTGGCACGTCGGCCGGGGGCCGGCCGGTCTCACGGTCACGGCGACGCTCGTGTGCTCGGCGATTGGCGGATGGATCGCTGGATACGTGTCCGACCACGTCGGGCGCGTGCGCGCCCTGCAGCTCACCGTGTTGTGGTTCGCGGTCTTCAGTCTGCTCTCGGCTGTCTCGCAGAGCTTCACGCAGCTCGCGCTCAGCCGGGCATTGCTCGGGTTCGGGTTCGGAGGCGAGTGGACGGCCGGCGCGGCGCTCATGAGCGAAGTCGTTCGGCCGCGCTACCGCGGGCGCGCCGTCGGTTCAGTGCAGTCCGGATGGGCGGTCGGCTGGGGCAGCGCCGTGATCCTGCAAGTGATCGTGTATTCGCTCGTCCCCGACCGGCAGGCCTGGCGGTGGATGTTCGCGCTCGGCTTCATTCCGGCGCTGTACGTGTTGTTCGTTAGGCGGTACATCGAAGAACCGCCGGTCGCGCGCCGCGCCCGCGCGCAGTCGATGGGCTCGATGGCGGACATCTTCAAACCCGATCTGCTCAAGACCACCGTGCTGGCCGCGCTGCTCGGCACCGGCGCGCAGGGCGGCTATTATGCCGTCAACACCTGGGTGCCGGTGTTTCTGCAATCGGAGCGACACCTGAGCATCGTCGGTTCCACCGGCTACCTCGCGTTTCTCGTCCTCGGGGCGTTCGCCGGCTATATCACCGGCGCGTGGCTCACCGATCGCATCGGCCGGCGTCCGCTCTTTCTCCTGTTCGCTGCCGGCGCGGTCGTCATGACGCTCGTCTACACCCGTGCGCCATTGACTAACGGAATGCTCTGGATCCTCGGCTTCCCGCTGGGGTTCGTCGTGTCGGGATACTTCGCCGGCGTCGGCGCCTTCTTCGCCGAGCTCTTTCCGACGCGCGTGCGCGGTTCGGCCATGGGGTTCGCGTACAACTTCGGCCGGGGCATCGGCGCCACGTTCCCTGCGTTAGTCGGGTACCTCTCGGTGACCATGCCGCTGTCGCGCGCCATCGCCATCTTCGCGGCGATCGCGTACAGCCTCATGGGCATCGCCGCATACCTGCTGCCCGAGACGCGCGGACGCCCGTTGGCGTCGTAA
- a CDS encoding ATP-binding cassette domain-containing protein yields MSLLTLERVTKRFDGITAVDDVSFSIDRGHVVGFLGPNGAGKSTTMRLVTQVYEPDAGEIRLDGVRLAEAGRDAKRRLGFLPENNPLYGEMLVAEYLDFVARLRELRGDDRRHAIQDAVDATGLESVYQRPIAELSKGFKQRVGFAAAILHRPDLLVLDEPTEGLDPNQRIEIRRLIGELGRERTVILSTHVLPEVQHTCSRVVIINRGRIAADGAVDVLLSGDAGSAHVVVELRGSGAADALAALPGVQSIEEQDTAGDTAKFRVAAERGRDIRADVFDLAKSRGWTLLELHREAETLEDLFRHLTGAEDKS; encoded by the coding sequence ATGTCCCTGCTTACCCTCGAACGCGTCACCAAGCGCTTCGACGGCATCACCGCCGTCGATGACGTGTCGTTCAGCATCGACCGCGGACACGTGGTCGGATTTCTCGGGCCTAACGGCGCCGGCAAATCCACCACCATGCGCCTGGTGACCCAAGTCTATGAGCCCGACGCCGGCGAAATCCGCCTCGATGGCGTGCGCCTCGCCGAGGCCGGCCGCGACGCAAAGCGCCGGCTCGGCTTCCTCCCCGAGAACAACCCGCTGTACGGCGAAATGCTCGTCGCGGAGTACCTCGACTTCGTCGCACGACTGCGCGAGCTGCGCGGCGACGATCGCCGCCATGCGATCCAGGACGCCGTCGACGCGACCGGACTCGAGAGCGTCTACCAGCGGCCCATCGCCGAGCTGTCCAAAGGATTCAAGCAGCGCGTCGGATTCGCCGCGGCGATCCTCCACCGGCCCGATCTCCTCGTGCTCGACGAGCCGACCGAAGGGCTCGACCCCAATCAGCGCATCGAGATCCGACGGCTGATCGGCGAGTTAGGCCGCGAGCGTACTGTGATTCTGTCGACCCACGTGCTGCCCGAGGTCCAACACACGTGCTCGCGCGTGGTGATCATCAATCGCGGGCGCATCGCCGCCGACGGAGCGGTCGACGTGCTGTTGAGCGGCGACGCCGGCAGCGCCCACGTGGTGGTCGAGCTGCGCGGATCCGGCGCCGCCGATGCGCTCGCGGCACTGCCCGGTGTGCAATCCATAGAGGAGCAGGACACCGCCGGCGACACCGCCAAGTTCCGTGTGGCCGCCGAACGCGGCCGCGACATCCGCGCCGATGTCTTCGACCTGGCGAAATCGCGCGGGTGGACGCTCCTCGAGCTCCACCGCGAAGCAGAAACCCTGGAAGACCTGTTCCGGCATCTCACGGGTGCGGAGGACAAATCATGA
- a CDS encoding Imm50 family immunity protein — protein MHIDAEPAELDRFAHALRTLPRVVGASIPSIDGAQLVVEWFGHWPTFHDAQVVQLVLDRGGVGENAGPTLTLTVYAYLAGPGVEPNGTYVLSKECVVTFGVRRIAQLELSEFNDQNALWELAIMDRTRDQLEWVKFEVVLASSHGVGGRFSCHDAVVRSVEPWGWGRNPPVGSRTR, from the coding sequence GTGCACATCGATGCGGAGCCCGCAGAACTGGATCGCTTTGCCCATGCGCTTCGCACGCTTCCACGGGTGGTCGGCGCCTCCATACCGTCCATCGACGGCGCACAGCTCGTCGTCGAGTGGTTCGGCCACTGGCCCACGTTTCACGATGCCCAAGTTGTGCAGCTCGTGCTCGACCGCGGCGGGGTTGGCGAGAACGCGGGGCCGACACTCACGCTGACAGTCTACGCGTACCTGGCCGGTCCCGGGGTCGAGCCGAATGGCACATACGTCCTGTCGAAGGAGTGCGTTGTCACATTCGGGGTTCGACGGATCGCGCAGCTTGAGCTCTCGGAGTTCAACGACCAGAATGCGCTCTGGGAGCTGGCGATCATGGATCGGACACGCGATCAGCTGGAGTGGGTAAAGTTCGAGGTGGTGCTGGCGAGCTCCCACGGCGTCGGGGGCCGCTTCAGCTGCCACGACGCAGTAGTCCGCAGCGTCGAGCCGTGGGGATGGGGACGCAACCCACCCGTCGGCTCGCGTACGCGCTAA
- a CDS encoding copper homeostasis protein CutC, which yields MTGTSFEACVETLAEAREAAAWGADRIELCTELAHDGCTPTLDVVAHCCSAVGIPVIAMVRPRPGDFTYTRAEVDAMCGSMRDLAARGAAGFATGALSSHQDIDAAATARLVAAASGLPVTFHRAFDQSGHLDDALEALIDLGVRRVLTSGGAATALAGADTLQRLVDRAAGRIEIVAAGGIRPPNVELVIAATRAPAVHARWTGWRDDDGGMPARVVRW from the coding sequence ATGACAGGCACCTCGTTCGAAGCATGCGTCGAGACATTGGCCGAGGCTCGCGAGGCTGCAGCCTGGGGCGCGGATCGCATCGAGCTGTGCACCGAACTCGCGCACGATGGCTGCACGCCTACGTTAGACGTCGTGGCCCACTGCTGCAGCGCCGTCGGCATACCGGTGATCGCGATGGTACGGCCACGACCCGGCGATTTCACGTATACTCGGGCCGAGGTCGACGCGATGTGCGGCAGCATGCGCGACCTCGCCGCGCGCGGCGCCGCCGGATTCGCGACCGGCGCGCTGTCGAGCCACCAGGACATCGATGCCGCGGCGACGGCCCGCCTGGTTGCAGCCGCGTCCGGACTGCCGGTCACGTTCCATCGGGCGTTCGATCAGTCAGGCCATCTCGACGACGCGCTCGAGGCGCTCATCGATCTCGGCGTGCGACGCGTCCTCACGTCGGGCGGAGCGGCCACGGCGCTGGCAGGCGCGGACACGCTCCAACGGTTGGTCGACCGCGCGGCAGGCCGTATCGAGATCGTCGCCGCCGGCGGCATCCGCCCGCCTAACGTCGAGCTGGTGATCGCGGCGACCCGCGCGCCCGCGGTGCACGCCCGATGGACCGGCTGGCGTGACGATGATGGCGGCATGCCCGCTCGTGTCGTACGTTGGTGA